The following coding sequences lie in one bacterium genomic window:
- a CDS encoding DUF503 domain-containing protein has product MLIAAALIELELPEADTIKARRRVAKAVKDRISQRFNVSAAEVGDPDDRHSVCIGCVMVGVDPRHLRNKMEQVTSYVESLALAETVSDDIVVVRLDEVEELDEAALAANPDWGNE; this is encoded by the coding sequence ATGTTGATCGCGGCAGCGCTGATCGAACTCGAGCTGCCCGAAGCAGACACGATCAAGGCGCGCCGGCGCGTTGCCAAGGCGGTCAAAGATCGGATCAGTCAACGCTTCAACGTCTCGGCTGCGGAGGTCGGCGATCCCGATGATCGACACAGCGTCTGCATCGGCTGCGTGATGGTTGGCGTCGATCCGAGGCATCTGCGAAACAAGATGGAGCAAGTCACAAGCTACGTAGAGAGCCTGGCCCTGGCCGAGACCGTGTCCGACGACATCGTCGTGGTGCGTCTGGACGAAGTAGAGGAACTCGACGAGGCTGCTCTGGCAGCGAATCCCGATTGGGGAAACGAGTGA
- the truB gene encoding tRNA pseudouridine(55) synthase TruB — MIHGFLVIDKPSGMTSHDVVQRVRRWAKQRRVGHLGTLDPLATGVLPIALGEATKLSQLLTHGEKSYRGRVRLGIDTTTYDREGEVLRECEGPWPSEEDLRKALETFIGEIQQTPPPYSAIKTGGQAAYRRVRRGEQVTLEPRTVTISRLELLDYEPPFASIDVDCSAGTYLRALANDLGKLVKVGGHLWELVRTRSGPFRIEQSLPLDELDESGHTRLISLAEATGLPSFEADARVSRRVRNGIQLGRHEVKGAPPEGNLQLVRAGKLIALLQAQRGIPELRTLRVFLEDGE; from the coding sequence TTGATTCACGGTTTTCTTGTGATCGACAAGCCTTCCGGCATGACTTCGCACGACGTGGTCCAGCGCGTGCGTCGCTGGGCCAAACAGCGCCGCGTAGGTCATCTGGGGACATTGGACCCGCTGGCGACAGGCGTGCTGCCGATCGCGCTTGGCGAAGCGACCAAGCTTTCCCAGTTGCTCACTCATGGAGAAAAGAGCTATCGCGGGCGAGTCCGCCTGGGCATCGATACCACTACCTACGATCGCGAGGGAGAGGTGCTGAGGGAGTGCGAAGGGCCCTGGCCCTCCGAAGAGGACCTCAGGAAGGCGCTCGAGACATTCATCGGCGAGATTCAACAGACTCCTCCGCCCTACTCAGCGATCAAAACGGGCGGGCAGGCTGCCTATCGGCGCGTGCGCCGCGGTGAGCAGGTGACCCTGGAGCCCCGAACCGTGACCATCTCTCGCCTGGAACTGCTCGACTACGAACCGCCGTTTGCCTCGATCGATGTGGATTGCAGCGCGGGAACCTATCTGCGGGCTTTGGCCAACGATCTCGGGAAACTCGTCAAGGTCGGGGGGCATCTGTGGGAACTCGTGCGCACGCGCAGCGGTCCCTTTCGTATCGAACAGTCCCTGCCGCTGGATGAACTGGACGAGTCCGGCCATACCCGGCTGATTTCCCTGGCGGAAGCGACGGGGCTGCCTAGTTTCGAGGCAGACGCTCGGGTCAGTCGTCGGGTCCGGAATGGCATCCAGCTGGGACGTCACGAGGTGAAAGGGGCCCCGCCCGAGGGGAATCTGCAACTGGTCCGGGCCGGAAAGCTGATTGCGCTGCTTCAGGCCCAACGCGGCATTCCAGAACTACGTACCCTACGGGTGTTTCTCGAGGACGGGGAATAG
- the infB gene encoding translation initiation factor IF-2 produces the protein MATVRAYKLADELGVDKNELIKRANEIGIELRSAMVGLDPEQVEKLKKLFGVASSGVETVEKRVGNKIIRRRRKVVAKAPEPPAPEVPSEPEAPSEPEAVSEPEVSAEPLVASEPVVEQPEPVETPAASELVAEPVETPVAPEPEAPVVSEPAAATTEKRAPEKKPERRVRSLSEPARIVADPLLAEGVPQPRPAQTPSAPAPAQARGGAPASVATPSGGVAAPGADNRPGSRGSAGGVRRKVIEGHNLKEQETVARMARGNVQAHLEKRRMIVEAQSRMQPRRKKVKGGKKAPVMPGKPKMIVRVGASIGLPELSRQMGMKIRDLLRKARALDAELERDDIIDLETATLLAEEAGFAVNRVETELEKAVAAADAEDVAPEEEKAPRPPVVTVMGHVDHGKTSLLDAIRKTKVVEGEAGGITQHIGAYQAKTGTGIATFIDTPGHAAFTQMRSRGAQATDIVVLVVAADDGVMPQTIEAIDHAKAAEVPIIVAINKCDKPDANPQRVMQALLEHELVAEDFGGETICIPVSAITGEGLEKLLEMLGLQAELLELTARVKGNAQAVVLEAKLDKGLGPVATVLVQQGTLKQGDAVLVGQIYGRVRSLTDESGTRLKQAGPSQPVQIIGLSGVPEAGREVVVVKNEREAKSIAELRLADDKRAAAADASSPGELDPDDIFAALGETGNKELNVVVKADVRGTAEAIKDALQKLSTDRVKLTVLHSGVGGITESDVMLATASRAVIMGFHVRPEPAARKAAERDGVEIRTSDIVYEMLDEAQALMTGLLPPKRTEKLHGHAEVRKLFVIPGVGTVAGCFVPEGTIRRSARVRVVRDGVSIYTGRLSSLKRFKDDVREVNNGLECAMCVENYNDVKVGDLLESFDVEETADTL, from the coding sequence ATGGCCACGGTCAGAGCCTACAAGCTCGCGGACGAGCTCGGCGTCGACAAGAACGAGCTGATCAAGCGCGCGAACGAAATTGGAATCGAACTTCGCAGCGCGATGGTCGGGCTCGATCCTGAGCAGGTCGAGAAGTTGAAGAAGCTTTTCGGTGTCGCGTCCAGCGGCGTCGAAACGGTCGAGAAGCGCGTCGGAAACAAGATCATCCGTCGCCGTCGCAAAGTGGTTGCGAAAGCGCCGGAACCGCCTGCGCCCGAGGTTCCGAGTGAACCGGAGGCTCCGAGCGAACCCGAAGCCGTGAGCGAACCCGAAGTTTCGGCTGAACCGCTGGTTGCGAGCGAACCGGTGGTCGAGCAGCCCGAGCCGGTTGAAACACCCGCGGCTTCGGAACTCGTCGCAGAGCCGGTCGAAACACCCGTGGCCCCGGAGCCTGAAGCGCCGGTCGTCAGCGAGCCGGCAGCGGCGACCACCGAGAAGCGGGCTCCGGAGAAGAAGCCCGAGCGGCGCGTGAGGAGCTTGAGTGAACCCGCGCGAATCGTCGCGGATCCGCTGCTCGCAGAAGGAGTGCCTCAGCCCAGACCTGCGCAGACTCCGAGTGCTCCGGCACCCGCGCAGGCTCGAGGTGGCGCACCGGCCAGCGTCGCAACGCCGTCGGGTGGTGTCGCGGCACCGGGTGCTGACAACCGCCCGGGAAGCCGCGGCAGTGCTGGAGGTGTGCGCCGCAAGGTGATCGAGGGGCACAACCTGAAGGAGCAGGAGACGGTCGCACGCATGGCGCGCGGCAATGTCCAGGCGCATCTCGAGAAGAGACGCATGATCGTCGAAGCCCAGTCGCGCATGCAGCCGCGCCGCAAGAAGGTCAAGGGCGGCAAGAAGGCCCCGGTAATGCCGGGCAAGCCGAAGATGATCGTGCGCGTTGGCGCGTCGATCGGCCTTCCCGAGCTTTCTCGTCAGATGGGCATGAAGATTCGCGACCTTCTGCGAAAGGCGCGTGCGCTCGACGCAGAGTTGGAACGCGATGACATCATCGATCTTGAGACCGCCACGTTGCTCGCGGAGGAGGCGGGCTTCGCAGTGAATCGCGTGGAGACTGAACTGGAGAAGGCCGTCGCGGCTGCGGACGCGGAAGATGTCGCGCCCGAAGAGGAAAAGGCACCGCGTCCGCCTGTCGTCACGGTCATGGGCCATGTAGATCACGGCAAGACCTCCTTGCTCGACGCAATTCGCAAGACCAAGGTGGTCGAGGGCGAGGCGGGCGGAATTACCCAGCACATCGGTGCCTACCAGGCGAAGACCGGTACGGGAATCGCAACCTTTATCGACACGCCGGGTCACGCCGCATTCACGCAGATGCGCTCACGCGGCGCCCAGGCGACGGATATCGTCGTGCTCGTGGTTGCCGCAGATGACGGCGTCATGCCTCAGACGATCGAAGCCATCGATCACGCCAAGGCGGCAGAGGTGCCGATCATCGTCGCGATCAACAAGTGCGACAAACCCGACGCCAACCCCCAGCGAGTCATGCAGGCGCTGCTGGAGCACGAACTGGTTGCCGAAGATTTCGGCGGCGAGACCATCTGTATTCCCGTTTCGGCAATTACGGGCGAAGGCCTCGAAAAACTGCTCGAAATGCTCGGCCTGCAGGCCGAATTGCTCGAACTCACGGCACGGGTCAAAGGCAACGCCCAGGCTGTGGTGCTCGAGGCGAAACTCGACAAGGGGCTCGGACCCGTCGCGACCGTGCTGGTGCAGCAGGGGACGCTGAAGCAGGGCGATGCCGTGCTGGTCGGCCAGATCTACGGGCGCGTTCGCTCACTCACTGACGAGAGCGGTACGAGGCTCAAGCAGGCCGGACCCTCACAGCCCGTACAGATCATCGGACTGTCGGGCGTTCCCGAAGCGGGGCGGGAAGTCGTGGTCGTGAAGAACGAGCGCGAGGCCAAGTCGATCGCCGAGCTTCGATTGGCGGATGACAAGCGCGCGGCAGCGGCGGACGCTTCCAGCCCGGGCGAACTGGACCCCGACGATATCTTCGCCGCGCTCGGCGAGACAGGCAACAAGGAACTGAACGTCGTTGTGAAAGCCGACGTGCGCGGTACTGCCGAGGCAATCAAGGATGCTCTGCAGAAGCTGTCGACCGATCGCGTCAAGCTGACGGTCCTGCATTCCGGTGTCGGTGGTATCACCGAGAGCGACGTGATGCTCGCCACTGCCTCGCGGGCCGTGATCATGGGCTTCCACGTGCGTCCGGAACCGGCGGCCCGCAAGGCGGCCGAGAGGGACGGTGTCGAGATCCGCACTTCGGACATCGTCTACGAGATGCTCGACGAGGCGCAGGCCTTGATGACCGGCCTGCTGCCGCCCAAGCGCACTGAGAAGCTGCACGGCCACGCCGAGGTGCGAAAGCTCTTCGTCATTCCAGGTGTCGGGACGGTCGCGGGTTGTTTCGTTCCCGAGGGGACGATTCGCCGCAGTGCCCGAGTCCGGGTCGTGCGCGACGGTGTTTCGATCTACACGGGCCGTCTGAGTTCGCTCAAGCGTTTCAAGGACGATGTTCGCGAAGTCAACAACGGGCTGGAGTGCGCGATGTGCGTCGAAAACTACAACGACGTCAAGGTCGGTGACCTGCTCGAGTCGTTCGATGTTGAGGAGACTGCGGATACCCTCTGA
- the rbfA gene encoding 30S ribosome-binding factor RbfA: MKHSRERIAQELRVRLSSILQQRVSDPRLEHVSISEVKPSPDVGVARVYYRTLGEPEEARAALDSAKTFIRRCLADEISLRRVPELIFKLDETLENAARLESIFREVRPEGDATGARSDSTTSDSSSVEREDPL; the protein is encoded by the coding sequence TTGAAGCATTCCCGCGAAAGAATCGCGCAGGAACTGCGTGTTCGCCTGAGTTCGATCCTCCAGCAGCGGGTATCCGATCCGCGGCTGGAGCACGTGTCGATCAGCGAGGTCAAGCCGTCGCCCGATGTGGGTGTGGCGCGGGTCTACTACCGAACGCTGGGCGAACCCGAGGAGGCCAGGGCCGCACTCGATTCAGCCAAGACATTCATCCGGCGCTGTCTCGCAGATGAAATCAGCCTGCGGCGCGTCCCCGAATTGATCTTCAAGCTCGATGAGACACTCGAAAATGCCGCCAGGCTGGAATCGATCTTCCGCGAGGTGCGGCCCGAAGGCGATGCCACGGGTGCCCGTTCCGATTCAACGACTTCCGACAGCTCCTCTGTGGAGCGCGAGGATCCGCTTTGA
- the rpsO gene encoding 30S ribosomal protein S15 codes for MLDSARKEEIVKEYQHKPGDTGSSEVQIALLTERIRQLTSHLEFHKKDHHSRRGLLLLVSQRRALLDYLKKTHADRYAPLIERLGIRR; via the coding sequence TTGCTCGATTCGGCGCGCAAAGAAGAGATCGTCAAAGAGTACCAGCACAAACCCGGTGACACGGGTTCGAGCGAGGTGCAGATCGCATTGCTGACCGAGCGAATCCGACAGCTCACTTCGCATCTGGAGTTCCACAAAAAGGACCACCATTCGCGAAGAGGACTCTTGCTGTTGGTAAGTCAGCGTCGAGCGTTGCTCGACTATCTGAAGAAGACCCACGCGGATCGCTATGCGCCCCTGATCGAACGATTGGGAATCCGGCGCTAA